Genomic segment of Tunicatimonas pelagia:
CTCACCTGACCAGTAGCGGTACCACCGTTCATAGTCCCAGTAGTACGCACAAAGCTTAGGCTCTTCGTGCTCAACGACTGGCGAAGTCTGTCCCTCTAACCACTGGTAGAATTCGTTCCTCTGTTCATCGGGTAATTCGCTCACTACCACATAATCCGTATCACCGCTTCTTTTTGGTTTGACTTTCATAATTCTCCATTTGTACCTTTCTTTCTTTTCACAAGCAACATTTTCTTTGAAGCTGTGTTTCTTTGAAACGTTAAAGCTTTGAAAAAAGGAAAAAGAGAAAGCCTTAATTAGCTAAGGCCTTCTTACAACTTATTGAGAGCAGTTGCCAAGCTCTGGATGGTGTTATCCAACCGGGCTAACCCTATCCCTGGCGGGTTGCGCCTCCGCATTGCCCGTTTCCGTTTCGGGTAGCATCTTGAATATTTTGGTGCAATCCTTCCGGTTCTATGCCTTAAAAAACCTTTCAGCTTGCTTCACGCTGTTTGTCAAAAAGTGAAGTCTGTCCAGCTTGCTCTTTGCTTTCTGCTTCTTTGAATTGCATCATCAAGAAGCCTCTCTTCATAGTACTTCCGTACATTGCTATTTTCTCATTTACTATATAGTTACCTGGTCTTACTTGCGCCCAAAATCCAGTCTCCTTTAAAAGCTTAAAGGTATCTGCTACTGTTTTATGGCTTACAGGCTTGCCTTTTTCTTCAAGGTTTGAAACTGTCTCTCTTATTGATCCTAAAAACATATTATCGCCACGATTTATATTCTCAAGTATATAGCCAAATACAGTCATTTTTTGGTTTCCAACAACGTCTAAGATGCCTGCTAGATTTGCCATGTAAACTTTAAACCAGTTTACATCCTGAGATACTTCAACGTCTACTAGATTGGTCATTATTTGCTCTCCGCCCTGTGTGTACAAAGGCAACTTACCTACAGCTTTATATTTTACTTGGTTGCTGCGAATCGTAGCTGACTTAGCTTTTTTTGCCATAAGTGTTATCTTTTTTGTAATTATACCGTTATAATATTTTGGGTGCAAGTGTTATAAAAAAAATATCACAGACGTTATAATTTATTATCACAGACGTTATAATAAATTATAACACTTTATTTATGCTTTTTTCACTTTAATATTTTGATTATCAACATATTACATACAATTAAGTCCACTGACAATAATAGTTACTCTTATCTAGTAGTAAGGATAATTTTTCATTGTTTTCTCTATGCCGAGGTAAGATCAATGCTCAGGTTTTTAAGGCATAGAACCGGAAGGATGGTTAGATAAGATAATTAAATATGGAAAACTTTTTACTTAAGCTATTAGACTTAAAAAAACCACCAACTACCTTGCTATTTGTAGTTTGTGTCTTCTGTGGGTTTGTTTTATTTGTCCCAGATGAGTTTCTGCAGCAACTTAGTCTTGCTGAATTCAAAAATGAATATGGAAAGTTTTTGGGATTTGGTTTTACAGGATCATTGTCATTCTTAGTTGTTGCTTTGATTGTTTGGTTTATCCGGAAACTGCAAGCTGAACATTTAAAGCATCAACTTGAAAAGAAGATTTTGAGATCTCTTCAAAATTTGGACTTGCACGAAAAAGCATTGCTGAGAGAGTTTCTTGTTATTCACGGTAAACATACACTAGAGCTGCCATTTCCTAATGAAACTGTTGTTAGTCTTAGCAATAAAGGTATAATTTATCAAGCCTCTTCAACTGGTCCTGTCTATCTGCATGGCGCATATTTCTCTTATACTATTTCTGAATATGCCCTAGAAAATTTGGATTCTCAAATGCTTGATCTGCCCAAAAACCTAGATAATATCCCTGAATCTGAAAAGGAGAGAATTTTAGCTAGACGACCTGAATGGGCACGGAGTCGTACTGAATTTGAAGAGCGTAGGAGGTGGTTATAGTTCTGAATTCTTTAATCAAATGAAGTATATTATTGTATTTACTCTAGTTTACCTTACTTCTAATGATTGTCTTACAGCTCAACTTGACTCACTATCACCAGTTGTTGTTGATAGTTTGAAAACCCGTATTTCTATACTTGAGGATAAGATTGAGAGTATTAACGATCAAGGGAATAATCTAGTTTGGCTGGATAAAGTTTTACCTTCCGTTGTTGCTATTGTAGTTGCTTTTGTTGCTTTTTTTTCTAGCACCCTTATAAATAAAAGGCAGATAATGTCTTCTGAAAATCTGATTAGTAAACAGATACAAGCTTCAGAAAAGATAGCCAATCAAGAATTTAGGAGATCTGTATTATCAGCTAATAGAGTTAGTTGGATAGAGAAGTTCAGAGATCTAATTAGTGAGTTTAGAACTGACTTATTGCTGTTAAGTCAAATGCCGGAAAAAGATAGTGATGCCGTAAGGAAGGTTACTGTACTAGTTACTAGAATTGAATTAATGCTTAATCCTAGTGATCATAGAGATAAGTCCTTAATTAGGTTGACTAAGAGTTTTTATGAATCTTGTTTGAAGTACAAAGATCCCGATACTACTATCTCATTTGATAATATTATTGGACTTCAAAATAATATTCTTGCAGAAGCAAAAGACATTTTGAAATCAGAATGGGAAAGGGTAAAAAAAGGTGAATAATGACACTGAAAAAAGTTTTGTAGATTTCTATAAAACTTGCACTCGCTCAAGGTTCAGACTGTCCCATAATGTTATTTATGTTAACCAAGTAGAATAATTGAAGGATTTTGCTACCCAAAGCATACCTATGATTGGGTAGTCTTTTTGGCAGATAGTTCAGTATTTTCCGTTTTAGAGTGACGATAGATACTACTTTTGTCTAATTTATTAAATTAATATATCTTTCCTACCATAATCAATTATAACTACCAAACCTTAAGCCATGAATAATTTATTGATGTCGCTAGTTTTACTTTTTTCTTTGGCTCCTTCACTTTCAATTGCTCAAGAAGAAGATGATATTCCTCTAGATTTAGTGGTCTCTGAAATACAGAAGGGACTAATGATTGTACAAACTGAATTGGCAGAAGAGTCTA
This window contains:
- a CDS encoding super-infection exclusion protein B gives rise to the protein MENFLLKLLDLKKPPTTLLFVVCVFCGFVLFVPDEFLQQLSLAEFKNEYGKFLGFGFTGSLSFLVVALIVWFIRKLQAEHLKHQLEKKILRSLQNLDLHEKALLREFLVIHGKHTLELPFPNETVVSLSNKGIIYQASSTGPVYLHGAYFSYTISEYALENLDSQMLDLPKNLDNIPESEKERILARRPEWARSRTEFEERRRWL
- a CDS encoding replication/maintenance protein RepL, translating into MAKKAKSATIRSNQVKYKAVGKLPLYTQGGEQIMTNLVDVEVSQDVNWFKVYMANLAGILDVVGNQKMTVFGYILENINRGDNMFLGSIRETVSNLEEKGKPVSHKTVADTFKLLKETGFWAQVRPGNYIVNEKIAMYGSTMKRGFLMMQFKEAESKEQAGQTSLFDKQREAS